From the genome of Arthrobacter sp. ERGS1:01:
CGGGAATTGCAGGAGAGACCCCGGAATTTATTTCCCCGGCCCGGCTTTGGGCAGCCCAGTCCCCGGCATCAAGGCCAGACGCCGGAAGCCATATGGGCAATGGGCTTCAGGGGTCCTGATCCTGGCCGTTGCCGGAGCCTTTGTTTGGTCCCAGGCGGGAAACCAGAACCTGGACTGGGCAAGCGTCGGACAGTTCATGTTCCACCCGGCAATACTCAGCGGAGTCGTCGTCACACTCGAGCTATCCGTCTTTTCGATGGTGATTTCCGTAGTGCTGGCGTTCGGTATTGCACTGATGTGCCAGAGCAGGAACCGGTTCACAGCGGCAGTGGGTCAGATCTACGTGTGGTTCTTTCGTGGAGTCCCACTTCTGGTCCAGATACTCATTTGGTTCAATCTGGCCGTTCTTTACCCCACCATTCTGGGAACGGACCACTAATCAGCTGATCTCGGGGTTCACGGCAGGTCTATTTGCACTGTCGCTGGCCGAGTCGGGGTATATGGCCGAAATCATCCGTGGTGGCATACTCTCCGTCAACAAGGGGCAAACCGACGCCGGTCTCAGCATCGGACTCACCCGCGGGCAGACACTGCGACGCATCGTCATCCCACAGACCATTCGCGTCATTATTCCACCGACGGGCAACCAATTCATTGGGTTACTCAAGGCCAGCTCCTTGGTTTCGGCCATCGGGGGAAGCGATTTGCTCACTCAAACCCAGCTCATTTATGGCCAGAATTTCAAGATAGTGCCGCTGCTCATTGTGGCCACCGCCTGGTACCTCATCCTCGTCAGTGTCGCCAGTGTGGGCCAGTACTTCCTCGAGCGCCGGTTCAACCCCGACGGTGCCGCGTCAGGACGGTCCGTTCGGCAGCTGCTCAAAAAAGAAACGTCCTGTTGCAGAAATTCTCCCCTTCCCCTCGAAAGGCGGTCCGGCCATGACGCCTTCCGCAACGAAGCAACCCCTGATGGTTGCTCACGACGTCCACAATGGCTCGGCGGAAACCACATCCTGCGCGGCGTCGACATGACGGTCCAGCCGGGCGAAATCGTCTGTGTCCTGGGCCCCTCGGGTTCAGGAAAGAGCACGCTCCTTCGCTGCATCAATCACCTTGAGCGCATCGACTCCGGCACGGTGGAGGTCGGTGGCGAGCGTGTGGGCTACAGCCACCATAAGGGCGAATTATTCGAACACACCG
Proteins encoded in this window:
- a CDS encoding ABC transporter permease subunit (The N-terminal region of this protein, as described by TIGR01726, is a three transmembrane segment that identifies a subfamily of ABC transporter permease subunits, which specificities that include histidine, arginine, glutamine, glutamate, L-cystine (sic), the opines (in Agrobacterium) octopine and nopaline, etc.) → MFHPAILSGVVVTLELSVFSMVISVVLAFGIALMCQSRNRFTAAVGQIYVWFFRGVPLLVQILIWFNLAVLYPTILGTDH
- a CDS encoding ABC transporter permease subunit, with the protein product MESHFWSRYSFGSIWPFFTPPFWERTTNQLISGFTAGLFALSLAESGYMAEIIRGGILSVNKGQTDAGLSIGLTRGQTLRRIVIPQTIRVIIPPTGNQFIGLLKASSLVSAIGGSDLLTQTQLIYGQNFKIVPLLIVATAWYLILVSVASVGQYFLERRFNPDGAASGRSVRQLLKKETSCCRNSPLPLERRSGHDAFRNEATPDGCSRRPQWLGGNHILRGVDMTVQPGEIVCVLGPSGSGKSTLLRCINHLERIDSGTVEVGGERVGYSHHKGELFEHTEREAARMRRQIGMVFQHFNLFTHMTVLEKRHLRAPPRPRAVQGRGHHPGT